In a single window of the Montipora capricornis isolate CH-2021 chromosome 11, ASM3666992v2, whole genome shotgun sequence genome:
- the LOC138024965 gene encoding tetratricopeptide repeat protein 28-like, giving the protein MIGELLETASLTGKNATKNEVLERMKSVYLIHIAAHGDSEFGEIALAPNPVRTSQIPEDEDYLLTMSDVHALRLQARLVVLSCCHSGQGELKSEGVVGIARAFLCAGTRSVLVSLWAIDDEATLLFMKCFYQHLADRKSTSLALHHAMNSLRKTKKYSAVKYWAPFVLIGDDVTFEFGQHEIGYNGTASKT; this is encoded by the exons ATGATTGGAGAACTTTTAGAGACCGCGTCTCTCACTGgcaaaaatgcaacaaaaaatgAGGTGCTGgaaagaatgaagtcagtttatttaatccacattgctgcacatggaGATTCCgaatttggagaaattgctttggccccaaatccaGTACGCACATCTCAGATCCCCGAAGATGAAGATTACTTGTTAACAATGAGTGATGTTCATGCACTTCGACTtcaggcaagactggttgtgctgagttgctgtcatagtggccaGGGAGAGTTAAAATCTGAGGGTGTAGTGGGAATAGctagggctttcctgtgtgctggtacccggtctgttctggtgtcactctgggctaTTGATGACGAGGCGACCTTGCTGTTCATGAAATGTTTCtaccaacacttggcagatagaaaaagtACCAGTTTagctcttcaccatgctatgAATTCTCTTCGGAAGACAAAGAAGTATTCCGCAGTAAAGTACTGGGCGCCATTCgtgctaattggcgatgatgtaACGTTTGAATTTGGCCAACACGAAATCGGATATAATG gaACAGCATCCAAAACATGA